Below is a genomic region from Henckelia pumila isolate YLH828 chromosome 3, ASM3356847v2, whole genome shotgun sequence.
TATACCAGAAGAAACAACTTTGTTACAAGTAAATTCATGGCCATATTTTTTCTTTCCCTCCACCTATTCCTGGTAAAACTACTTGTACTATTACTAACACATGCTAAGCTCCTAACTTCCACTTACATTATTTAGTGTATAGGATTTGTTTGATACATATTTTTCCTTGTTTTTAGTTCATTTTTATAAACTGTACATCTATAATCGGTTTAGTTTGGTTGGGATGATAAGGTGAGATTGCTTGTTGATTAAGCTTTGTGCTCAAAACTTCGACCAAACATTGGATGATAAGGTGAgattgataaaaatattttgtatcaACCAATGTTTGGTCGAAGTTTTGAGCACAAAGCTTAATCAACAAGCCATAACATTGATTTAGCTTTTCAACTAGCCATAACACTAAGTAACATGGATTAGAAAATTATATTACTCTCTTGCCCTTTATTTATGCTTTGTCTTCTTAATTATTTTTCCCGTCGACGAAATTGGATTCCACCCCAGACGCATCATCTACTTCCATTTCCATACGTTTTCTATTTTTTGGTCTTTTCTTGCACCCAAGCATCTCTATTCCAAGAAAATGGGTTGCCAAAAGCAATGAAAAATGGAGGTGGAAGAAGAGAAGGCTTCTTGCTTTGAATCCCAATTGCTTAGTTAATGTGAATTTTTGGGTAAGCTATTAGAATGATATTATCTAATGAAATCTCTTCATCTACTAAATTTTTAGGCATCGTTTGGTTCGAGGATAGGAtaaataatatttggataaataatataatgtaatataaaaatagaaaatgatagttaatttaGGAAAGAGTTTGAAAAATAACCTTGGTCaaccaaattttttgatttatgaccttccttcaaaaaaaatttacaaaatgaccttcaaatacaaagaaaatgcaaaaacaaaacaaagaaaaaacatTCAGAAGattatatttcaaaatcatgGTCAAACAAAggttatttagttaaataaattcgttaatttagtatttgatttgattgatagattatagtttatttgatttgattgaattttgtattaaaaatataaattatcattttgtccttttaaaaataaataaaatatgaataatattatttataagagtaatatagtaatttaaattaaatgacttgattgatgtaagataaaagattaatgatttaattgatgtaaaataaataattaatagatatataaataatatgacgagaaaaACGCGGAATTGAATAGGATAAGTTGtacaaatattaattatatttgtaCCAAACGGTACCTTAGATTTTAGCATAAAAGTTACatccatatatatttataggaaaatgcCCTTTTACCAAAAAGAAAAAAGTAATGTATGATCCAGCTAAAATCCAATGGATCAACACAAAGAATCATGATCTCTGTGGGTTTGGCGTGTTGAATTTTGTGAAAGATGCACATTTAAGTAGTTGAGCGTTGGCATAACGTGTGATTATCTAATCTAATATGACGTGTAGCGGCGTCCGAGGCAGATGGATAATGTGTCCCACTCCTATCCCCACGATTCCCAACATTTTGCAATTCGCATACaacatattttcatatttaaaggtataataatatttaaaaaaacatattttcatatttaataataataataatatacgtGATGTGCATTCGAGTTAAAATCATGAGGAAAAAATTAGGAATGTAAATTAACTAACAGTGTGTTTGGATGtctaaaaaatagaatttggaattggatttggatttgaaattggatttggattttaaaatccatggaattgaaattccatTTTGTGTTTggcaaaaagttaaaatatattttggaatttgatagtataaattttggataaatgatattttataaaaaaaattataaaaaaaaacttaaaatttataagtaaagtatatgaatttattattaaaaataattttattgctttataaactcaaatcccgTGAAATCCCGTGAAATCCGACCAATTTTGTCAAGATTTCACTTAACTAATTGAAATCCTATGAAATCCCACCAAATACCAATCCCGTTTTGAAATCCCAAGTTGCCAAACACTAAAACGGTATTTTCAATTCCAAATCCCACCAAATCCCGTCTAATTCCCGTAATCCAAACATAGTGTAAATCGTTGTGAATTATTCGGAATTCGGAATTCGATTTAATAAAAGTACTCACTCAtttaatgaaaattattaaGATAAACAAACTGaacaattttattaaaatattaatttaaatttataatttaggTTCAATATAAGATCATTCCATAAATAAATATTCGTTAAATAAACTCGACAAACACAATTACATCCTTAGGGAAAATGAAAGTTTATTATTGTTACATGTAAGTGTAAAAAAGTTGTAGCAAATTAGTGAATTACTCAATTTTTTAGCTCGgctaataaatatataatcgaTATACATTGGCTTGAATATTACGcgcacaaatttttttaataataaaatggAGCGAGGGACAATTACATGATAGAAGTATCCCGGATTTATTCACTTACACGGATTTCCCGATCTACCCTCGTAACACGAACTTCAAGTGCTCTGCTTCTCCTCGTCTTCCTCCTGGAACGCCGAGACCGGGAACGCTCTGGAAAGACCGGCGGCGGTTCCGAAAGTGATCTTGCCGGAATTGGGATCCTGGATGGAGATATCGGAGATAGTGACCCAGATCAGGAGCTCCTTGCTCTTCACACCTGTCAGCCTCTTCATCCGGCGGTCTTCCACGAACGCCGTCACCTCCGTGTCGTACCAGACGCTGCGACCAATGGCGCGGAACACGTGCGTCTTGCTCTTCTTCTGCTTCAGCCATACGAATCCGGAGGACTCGTTGTACCCGACTTCAACGATTTCGTCCAGGGGGAGCAGGCCTCTGGGGAGGTTGATTTTCTCCAGAAGCTCCTTCGATTTATGCTTGCAGATCGCCTCGCCGGTGTACACCTCCGCATTCTCCCGGTGCGACGAGGTTGCTTGGGAcgacattttttttttagcaGTGATTGATTTGCGGAGAGGCGAGGGGGTTTGGGATTTTCATTTATACACGAAGATGGCTACGTAATTACGAAATTATCCTCCTGGGTAGGTATTAGGATTTCGTATTTCCCAAactaatcattttattttactGATAACTTtcgttttaatttttcaaaaatcaatatttctatTCTCTTTTTTTTCGACGGGTCACAGGAATTTCATGTATCACAACTTATTAGTAggtataaaattttataagacCTTGACCATATTATTAAGATATATTATGTGATAATGATCATAATTTTCTTGATCTTGACCTCAATATTTCATGTTAAATCTAATGCTTTACAGCGACGAAAAAATCTAttaggcaccgtttggtttaaggtatgatataagtaatatataaataagtagtataatgtaataaaaaataaataaaaaattatagttaaaatagtattgaatttgattgatagattattgtttatttgatttgattgattaaattttatataaaaatattaaatgactattttgttattttaacaataaataaaataaaaattatattatttataaggggtaatatagtaatttgaattaaatgatttgattgatgtgagataagtaattaatgatttgattgatgtaaaataaatggTTAATATAtgcataaataatatgatgagaagaacgtgggATGTGATGtgatgagttatacatatattagtaatatggtGAACAGAACGGTGCCTAATGTTTAGCTCGAATTTTTGCGTGCAGACGTGTGAGTCATAGATTGTTGGAAATGATTTTTTAGGttcattaatataaaaaaattaaccgAGCATCACTTGTCTCATAAAACTGAAAACCGACCTAAAAATTATAATCTAGGtattttgaaatattaatttGCTCAAAATAGGGTGAatgataaattaattatttgatatcAGTGTTCAAAGCCCAATTGGTATGTTGTAAGTGAAATATGACTTGTCCACATGAAAAGTTTGATATTTTTCATTCCTACATATATATTgttgtatattaattaattaaataagttcaaGTCAGATCCAAGGTGAGAGAGGTAAAACGCACCGACCGAGCGCGTGTGGATGCAAAAGGCGCACTTCGAGCGTACACGACGTGTTAGTCCTATTCAATAGACATGTGGCGCATGACTGGATGCCACTGAGACGTGTGGCATGGAGATGGTTGAGAGACGATCAGATGAGTTGGTTCATAAGATCTAAATGAATGGTTGTGAATAAGGAATTTTACTTTATGCTACTCAAAAATGGTGACGATGACATGGCGGGTCATGACGTGTCATACTCCTAGTCAACGAAGATGTGGCGTATGAGTGGATCTCACTAGAACGCGTGACATGGAGGCGGTTGAGAGACGATTGTATGTATTGGTTCATAAAGTCTAGATGAAGGGTTGTGATGATTCATGGATCAAAATCGTTGGATGAAAGCTGAATGACTCTAGACCGCTATATCGGATGGTTGAGATCTAATGGATCAAAGGTGGCATCTTTTTCGGTCTTTAATTGGCAATTTTATTGTATACTTTTAGTGCATCTAGAATGGATGCGATCTGGATTGTTGATTACACACGAGATTTAATCATACAAAAAGATGTCATACAGTGGTTGATATTTATAGTgatccgcaccgtgatcacctactaatcaagatCTTAGAcatgtaattaacttaattaaacataatcaaaaAATAACTAACGAAAACTAaatagattatacaacccaagAGAAAGAAATCCGAAATTATTATACAATCATGTCGAATAACTGCATAACAACTCCTCAAACCAATACTAAGAGCCCAAACTGGAACCTAACTCCACCTCAACTTCAACTCAAAACTAAGGTCTCCCTGAGCCTCCTGCTCCATAAAGTCTGAgacctaccccatggaatagagTGTCCAAAACAATTCgaggaagtgagcataaaatgtTCAATACGacagtatgagtatacaaatattatatgagcatgaatgcaagtgcacgggtaccaagacactaggTCAAGAATCCTGCTCACTGACTCGTGCCCCAGGAATATAGAACTCTGTGCCGTCGCACCAAGAGGTGGAAAATATACCCAATGTGGATAtcggtgacctgacacgagtccacgtgtccaaccatccactataCGTAGAGTGAGCGCCCTACTATCGACTATCTCAAGGGTATAAGCTCAATATGCTAATGCATGAAGCATAACATCATGACAGGTAATATGCAGATAAAAATCGTACCATATAAATAatacaacacataatacatacatactcaTTCTCGATATCTCGAGCAGTACTTTCGTACTTTAATTCTACCAAGCAGGCTACACCAGCTCtatagtccaagcctataattaTGAGATTACTATATCACTAACCAATATCTGAAAATAtcaactaagctaatagatactcccaaactatttatagaatctcgaatatacctccgtccgtcgtcagccaTTTGTTGTCTATTGCCAcggaacttgggcacaactccgctacgactttTGGACGCCTCGCCAAGAATACGCCGCACACTGGGGAAGGCTAGAAACCCCTAAGAACTACTAAAACAAGGAGATTGGAAGTGTGAATTGGTAAGTCAAAATGGGCTCCCGaatgccctatttatagacagagttcggaagctctgaactcACATGTTAGCCACGTCGCAAAAAatcaacgatcggaagctcagatctccatcttcggaagctccgaactcctgCGTGTCTAAGCGAGTTGACACGTCGATAATGCGCATGGCCTAActacgatcgaaagctccgatcatacttcgaacgttccgatcccCTAGAGCTTTCCGAACTCCTTTGTATTTTCCGAttacttcggaccgtccaatcCCTATAGGGCttgggttcggaccttccgaaccaccCGAGCCCAAATAAGCCCATAACTATTTTTGGAAATCTTGGATCCGATTTTTTGGTCTGTTTGACTTAATTAGagtctcttaatcatgttttattaattttaaatatgtttAACCAACTTAATCAGGTGAAA
It encodes:
- the LOC140892454 gene encoding uncharacterized protein, which gives rise to MSSQATSSHRENAEVYTGEAICKHKSKELLEKINLPRGLLPLDEIVEVGYNESSGFVWLKQKKSKTHVFRAIGRSVWYDTEVTAFVEDRRMKRLTGVKSKELLIWVTISDISIQDPNSGKITFGTAAGLSRAFPVSAFQEEDEEKQST